In Maridesulfovibrio sp., a single genomic region encodes these proteins:
- a CDS encoding HD domain-containing phosphohydrolase: MKQVLIVDDTVENLQVLMEALKGEYAIVTAKCGEKALELARTKPYPDIILLDIMMPGMDGYEVCEKLKSDVRTRDIPVIFITVLMEEEDEAKGLSLGAVDYIVKPFCPGLVKARVKNQLELKEHQDDLEKLVRERTKELALVKKVTIECLAALAEWRDPETGGHIARTQNYVRALASHVMEKEEFADQLNADLIETLYLSAPLHDVGKVGVADAILLKPGRLTDEEFAEMKKHAQYGRDALAGAEAALGGNSFLHYACEIALSHHEKWDGSGYPQGLAEEDIPLSARIMAIADVYDALISKRVYKKPFPHAKAVRIISEGRGTHFDPRLADAFMEIEEQFRQIALEFADFDEEREMLMK, from the coding sequence ATGAAACAGGTTCTGATAGTTGATGATACGGTGGAAAACCTGCAGGTCCTCATGGAGGCCCTCAAGGGGGAGTACGCCATTGTCACGGCCAAGTGCGGAGAAAAGGCCCTTGAGCTTGCCCGGACCAAACCGTACCCGGACATAATCCTGCTCGATATCATGATGCCGGGGATGGATGGGTACGAGGTTTGTGAAAAACTGAAATCAGATGTCAGGACCAGAGATATCCCGGTGATATTCATTACTGTGCTGATGGAGGAAGAGGATGAGGCCAAGGGGCTCTCGCTGGGGGCCGTTGATTATATTGTCAAACCTTTCTGCCCGGGACTGGTCAAGGCCAGGGTCAAAAATCAGCTTGAACTCAAAGAGCACCAGGACGACCTTGAAAAACTTGTCCGGGAGCGTACCAAAGAGCTTGCTCTGGTAAAGAAAGTCACCATTGAGTGTCTGGCTGCTCTTGCGGAGTGGCGGGACCCTGAAACCGGCGGACATATTGCCCGAACCCAGAACTATGTGCGGGCGCTGGCCTCCCATGTGATGGAGAAGGAAGAGTTCGCGGATCAGCTCAACGCTGACCTGATCGAGACATTGTATCTTTCGGCCCCGCTGCACGATGTGGGCAAGGTCGGTGTTGCGGATGCGATTCTGCTCAAGCCGGGCAGGCTGACTGACGAGGAATTTGCCGAAATGAAGAAGCATGCGCAGTACGGACGTGATGCCCTGGCCGGGGCTGAAGCCGCTCTGGGTGGGAACTCTTTTCTGCATTATGCCTGTGAAATCGCATTGTCCCACCATGAAAAGTGGGATGGTTCCGGGTATCCGCAGGGACTTGCCGAAGAGGATATCCCTCTTTCCGCCCGGATTATGGCTATTGCCGATGTTTACGATGCTCTCATTTCAAAACGTGTTTACAAAAAGCCTTTTCCACATGCCAAAGCAGTGCGGATCATCTCCGAGGGGCGTGGTACTCATTTTGATCCGCGATTGGCGGATGCCTTTATGGAGATTGAGGAGCAGTTCCGGCAGATTGCTCTTGAATTCGCCGATTTTGATGAAGAGCGTGAAATGCTCATGAAATGA
- a CDS encoding hybrid sensor histidine kinase/response regulator: protein MSEKMTVLAVDDTPENLHVLMELLKDDYAILAAKDGEKGLKLAQTKNPDIILLDVMMPGMDGYEVIEKLKSDECTRDIPVIFVTALSEADDESKGLAMGAIDYITKPFNPAIVKARLKNHLALREAARLRDDVERIMMHDLKSPLTAVIGLPQLLLMEEGLDEMHRRMLRNIEDAGYTLLSMVNMSTSIFKMERGTYEFSPESMDLAAVVRKVFFGIEDTASMRNINLVLEIDGIEAGPDQQFIIMGENLLCYSMLANLISNALDACPAGGRILVRLNRLDDSVKIDVCNQGEVPEKVRGCFFSKYATAGKSKGTGLGTYSARLIAQAHGGDITLACGNGEVEVSVTIPQ from the coding sequence ATGAGTGAAAAAATGACGGTTCTGGCGGTGGATGACACCCCGGAAAATCTGCATGTTCTCATGGAACTGCTCAAGGATGATTACGCCATTCTGGCTGCCAAGGATGGAGAAAAAGGGCTTAAACTGGCCCAGACCAAGAATCCGGATATAATTCTTCTTGATGTGATGATGCCCGGCATGGACGGTTATGAAGTCATAGAAAAACTGAAGTCGGACGAGTGCACCAGAGATATCCCGGTTATTTTCGTAACGGCCTTGAGCGAGGCTGACGACGAAAGCAAGGGGCTTGCCATGGGAGCCATCGATTACATCACCAAACCGTTCAATCCCGCCATTGTCAAAGCGAGGCTGAAGAACCATCTGGCGCTTCGGGAAGCCGCCCGGCTTCGCGATGATGTGGAACGCATCATGATGCACGACCTTAAGTCTCCGCTGACAGCCGTGATAGGCCTGCCGCAACTGCTGCTCATGGAAGAGGGACTTGATGAAATGCACCGCAGGATGCTCAGGAATATAGAGGATGCCGGTTACACCCTGCTGTCCATGGTCAATATGTCTACATCCATTTTCAAGATGGAGCGGGGAACTTATGAATTTTCCCCGGAATCCATGGACCTCGCCGCAGTAGTCCGCAAGGTGTTTTTCGGCATAGAGGATACGGCCTCAATGAGAAACATAAATCTTGTTCTGGAGATAGACGGCATCGAAGCCGGTCCAGATCAGCAATTCATCATCATGGGAGAAAACCTGCTTTGCTACTCCATGCTGGCCAACCTGATAAGTAATGCCCTTGATGCCTGCCCTGCCGGAGGAAGAATTCTTGTCCGGCTGAACCGTCTTGATGATTCTGTGAAGATAGATGTCTGCAATCAGGGGGAAGTCCCGGAAAAAGTCAGAGGATGTTTTTTCAGCAAGTACGCCACGGCCGGGAAAAGCAAGGGAACAGGGCTGGGAACATATTCCGCTCGGCTTATAGCCCAGGCGCACGGCGGAGATATTACTCTTGCCTGCGGAAACGGAGAGGTTGAGGTTTCTGTTACAATCCCGCAGTGA
- a CDS encoding response regulator, translating to MPDLFSSVLIVDDHQSMRRTIADIMRMLGYTNLHFAEDGLNALDKLADTPSIDLILLDWNMPKMTGIEFLQKIRTEHKYKKLPVLMITAEAEQSQVIQAVQAGATNYIVKPFTPATLQRKLKETIRG from the coding sequence ATGCCCGACTTATTTTCATCAGTACTGATCGTAGATGACCATCAGAGCATGCGCCGAACCATCGCAGACATAATGCGCATGCTGGGGTATACAAACCTGCACTTCGCCGAAGACGGTCTGAATGCCCTTGATAAACTGGCAGACACACCCTCCATTGATCTTATTCTTCTGGATTGGAATATGCCGAAGATGACGGGGATTGAATTTCTTCAAAAAATAAGAACTGAACACAAATACAAAAAACTTCCGGTGCTCATGATCACGGCAGAAGCAGAACAGTCGCAGGTGATACAGGCTGTTCAGGCAGGAGCAACGAACTACATAGTCAAGCCGTTCACCCCGGCAACACTGCAACGCAAGCTCAAGGAAACGATAAGGGGCTAA